The proteins below are encoded in one region of Bacillus vallismortis:
- the hisIE gene encoding bifunctional phosphoribosyl-AMP cyclohydrolase/phosphoribosyl-ATP diphosphatase HisIE, translating into MKQADELRFNEDGLIPAIVQDAASKEVLTLAYMNKESYEKTLETKETWFYSRSRQELWHKGETSGNTQAVKGIRYDCDQDALIVLVEPSGPACHTGSYSCFTKEQSEEQAAGRFDIMNELERVIAERQAEMPEGAYTTYLFREGVDKILKKVGEEASEVIIAAKNRDREELKWEAADLLYHLLVLLREQALPLDDVLDVLKKRHTEK; encoded by the coding sequence AATTCCCGCCATCGTGCAAGATGCGGCAAGTAAAGAAGTGCTGACCCTTGCCTATATGAACAAGGAATCGTACGAAAAAACGCTGGAAACGAAAGAAACATGGTTTTACAGCCGTTCGCGCCAAGAGTTATGGCATAAAGGAGAAACCTCAGGCAACACGCAAGCCGTTAAGGGCATCCGATATGACTGCGACCAAGACGCATTGATCGTACTCGTAGAGCCATCCGGCCCGGCATGCCACACAGGCAGCTACAGCTGTTTTACAAAGGAACAATCAGAAGAACAGGCTGCGGGACGATTTGACATCATGAACGAACTGGAACGCGTGATCGCGGAGCGGCAAGCGGAAATGCCTGAGGGAGCATACACCACTTATCTTTTCCGTGAAGGTGTCGATAAAATTCTGAAAAAAGTCGGTGAAGAAGCATCCGAGGTGATCATTGCCGCGAAAAACCGAGACCGCGAGGAACTCAAATGGGAAGCGGCAGACTTGCTGTATCACCTGCTTGTCTTGCTCAGAGAACAAGCTCTGCCGCTGGATGATGTGCTTGATGTGTTGAAGAAACGCCATACTGAAAAGTAA